One genomic window of Quercus lobata isolate SW786 chromosome 9, ValleyOak3.0 Primary Assembly, whole genome shotgun sequence includes the following:
- the LOC115962086 gene encoding uncharacterized protein LOC115962086 yields MSMDESPKDYSRVTSTSITETTTSVHVTALDGLVNVNSLFTIAVFVGLSLTTPNQRSLEPNTACDAGIDVARKLLVFEVVSFSFFLFSSLVAQGLKLAINLLNSKDVDEAFRAHINLKVLRLGMMGSAIGSVMGCLFLMLSMVNVIQIRLGMLSCGSKSAVHAVAALLILVSSALIVYISTAIYAFLH; encoded by the exons ATGTCCATGGATGa ATCTCCAAAAGACTACAGCAGAGTGACATCAACTTCTATCACGGAGACAACAACAAGTGTACACGTGACAGCCTTGGATGGCCTAGTGAATGTAAACTCACTCTTCACAATAGCGGTTTTTGTGGGTCTTTCTCTAACAACACCGAATCAACGCAGCCTTGAACCCAACACAGCCTGTGATGCTGGCATTGACGTGGCGAGGAAACTCTTGGTGTTTGAGGTTGTCTCTTTTAGcttcttcttgttttcttcATTGGTGGCACAGGGGCTTAAGCTGGCTATCAACTTGTTGAATAGTAAGGATGTGGATGAGGCCTTCAGGGCCCACATAAATTTGAAGGTTTTGAGGCTTGGAATGATGGGGTCGGCTATTGGGTCGGTGATGGGGTGCTTGTTTTTGATGCTGTCAATGGTGAATGTGATTCAGATCAGGTTGGGGATGTTGTCTTGTGGGAGTAAATCTGCTGTGCATGCTGTGGCCGCTTTGCTAATCTTGGTTTCTTCTGCTCTTATTGTTTATATTTCCACTGCTATTTATGCTTTTTTGCACTGA